In the Candidatus Dechloromonas phosphoritropha genome, CAGGCCGTGCTCGACGAGCACCCGGCCGACGACGCGGGTATTGGCGCGCTCGGTGACTTCGACGATGCTGCCCTCGGGGCGTCCCTTGCGGTCGATGCCGGTGAGTCGCACCAAGGCGCGGTCACCGTGCAGCGCCTTGGCCATCTGGTGCTGGTCGAGAAAGATGTCCGCACTGCCGTCGTCGGGGATCAGGAAGCCGTAGCCGTCCGGGTGGCCCTGTATCCTGCCCGGCGTCAGGCTGGCCCGCTCGGGCAGGATATAGGCGCCTTTGCGGTTGCGCATCAACTGGCCTTCGCGTTCCATGGCGCCGAGCCGGCGCTGGAACATCTCCTGCTCGGTTACGGTGATGTCGAGCAGTCCGGTCAATTCAGCGAACGTGACCGGACGACCTGCGTCAGCCAATACCTGCGAGACGTATTCGCGTGACGGGAGAGGTAGGCCATAACGGGCCGCTTCGCGCTCGAAGAAGGGGTCGGCACGGCGGATTGCCGATGGCTTTTTCCTTGACATGCAATTCACTTTCTTTATAATCAGCCGCTCTTCGCACCTGTGCCCAGGTGGCGGAATTGGTAGACGCACTAGTTTCAGGTACTAGCGCCGCAAGGTGTGCCGGTTCGAGTCCGGCCTTGGGCACCAGCGATCTTGATGGAAGGCCTTGTCTCGACAAGGCCTTTTTTCATTTTCGCGGCAATTTCCCGGTCGACCGCAACCGGCCGCCAACAGTTCAGCAGCGATTGTCTCACAGGGCGAAACACCGGCCTGTAACAATTCCTCACATTTCCGCCCTGCCCCGCCGTCATCGGCCAGCGCCCCACTGCGTTACTTGGCTTATGAAAACGACCATCATCTCACTCTGCGGCGCACTCTGCATCGCACTCGGAACTTCCAGCCCGGCACTGGCCGACAACGGACACGACCGCAGCTATTACCGCCCGGTTCCCCGGCAATACGGCCACGGCGACTACCGGCCGGCACCCCCCCGATATGACCACGACCACCGTCGTGGCTACGGCTGGGCCGGCCCGGCCGCCCTGCTGGCGATCACCGGCATCGCCGCCGGAATTGCTGCCTCGACTTACTACGCGCCGGCCCCGGCCTACGTCTCGCCCCAGCCGGCCTATGTCGCCCCGGCAGCCGGCTACTGGAACTATTGTGGATCGGCCGGACAGTACTACCCAAACGTCGATTACTGCCCCGAGGGCTGGCAACCGGTCCCCGCCCGCTGACCGACACGGGCCCGTCGACTGAACACCGGCAAGGCGATAGAGTGCGCTGTTGTCGCCCCGATGCCGCCCTGCTGCCCATGCGCCGACTGTTGATCTTCTGGCTCTTCATTGCCTGCTCGCTCCCGGAAATTGCCGGCGCCGGACAGGCCTATCCGTTCTCGATAAGCGCCGAACGCAGCGGCGCCGGCAGCGACCTGATAGCCCGGAATCGCGGCCCGGCGCCGGTATCGGTACGGCTGATACTGAGCGCGATGGACAACGTCAGTACCACCCAGCCGCTGCCCGTCCATGCCGTCGTCCGCCCCTACAGTGAAGTGCTGCTTCTGCGGATCCGCCCGACCTACCCGGGACGCGGCCTGCGCTTCTCGACGCAATCGACTTTCAGCGTCGGCAGCTTCCACGCCATCCCCGACCCGCGTGCCACCTATCGCCTGCCCTTCGCCAACGGGCGGAGCTTCGTCATCAGCCAGGCGTCTGGCGGTCCGCTGACCACCCACACCACCGATGACAGCGAGCATGCCGTCGATTTCACGATGCCCGAGAATACGCCCGTTGTCGCCGCCCGCGATGGTGTGGTGATCGAGACTGAAGCGGCAAACCGCTTCGGCGGCAACGATAAGGTGCTGCTGGCCAGGGCCAACTACGTCCGCATCCTGCATGCCGACGAAACCGTGGCGACCTACGCTCATCTGGCGCCCGGCGGGGTCCGCGTGCGTCCGGGAGATAAGATAAGGGCCGGAACCGTCATCGGGCTTTCGGGCGCCACCGGCTACACTTCCGGCCCGCACCTGCACTTCGTGGTCCAGAAACTGGTGCGCAGGAACGAAGGGTTTGCGATGGTTTCGGTGCCCTTCCGCTTCTTTGTCGGCGATCCGCCCTACGTCTTCGAGCCGAAGTTCCGCCAGTTGGCGACGGCCGACTATGCGACGCCCGGCAAGGCACCGCCGCTTGCCAACGCCCCACAGGAAGTCGTCTTGGGGGATGATGGGCGGGTCTTTCAGGCCCGTTCGCCGCGCCCCGGAGGTCAACGAGCCCGTGGCTCAAATCCCCTCGTGGGACAACCGCCGCCGGGCGGCACTGGCCAGTGATTACTCGAAGGGATGCTGCCTGAGAATGGTCTCGTCGCGTTCGGGACCGGTCGAGATGATGGCAACCGGCACCTGACAAAGCTCCTCCAGACGATTGAGGTAGGCCTGGGCATTGGCCGGCAGATCCTGCCAGCGCTTGGCGCCGAAGGTCGTTTCCGACCAGCCGGGCATCGTTTCGTAGATCGGCTCGCAACGAGCGACTTCGTCGGCGCCTATGGGCAGCAGATCGAGGACCTTGCCGTCAAGCCGATAGCCGTTGCAGATCCTGAGTTCCGCGAGGCCGTCGAGCACGTCGAGCTTGGTGATGCACAGCCCGGTCAGGCCGTTGATGCGGCCGGAACGACGCAGCGCCGCGGCATCGAACCATCCGCAACGGCGCTTGCGCCCGGTGACCGTGCCGAACTCCCTGCCGACCTGCGACATCTGATAACCCGGCGCGCCGGCGGTGTCGATGTCGAGTTCACTCGGAAAGGGACCGCCGCCGACACGGGTGCAGTAAGCCTTGGTAATGCCCAGCACATAGTGCAGCATGCCGGGACCAATGCCGGCGCCTGCGGAAGCCTGACCGGCAACGCAGTTCGAGGATGTCACGAACGGGTAGGTGCCGTGGTCGATATCGAGCAAGGCGCCCTGCGCGCCCTCGAACAGCAGATTCTGGCCGGCCTGGTTGGCCGCGTAGAGTGCCGCCGAGACGTCGGCCACCAGCGGGCGGATCTGCTCGGCGTCGGCCATCGCCTGATCGAGCACCATTTGATAGTCGACTGCAGGTGCCTTGAAATACTCGGTCAGCACGAAGTTGTGATAGGCGAGGACTTCCTGCAGTTTCCCGGCGAAGCGCTCCGGGTTGAACAGGTCATACACGCGCAGGCCGCGCCGCGAAACCTTGTCCTCATAGGTCGGTCCGATACCCTTGCCGGTCGTGCCGATCTTCTGGTCATCTGCCTTGGCGTCCTCGCGCGCCTTGTCGATGGCGGAATGGTAAGGCAGGATGATCGGGCAGCCGGGGCTGATCTTGAGGCGCGAGCGTACTTCGATGCCCCCTTCTTCGAGTTTGGCGATTTCGGCCAGCAGGTGGTGGATATCGAGCACCACGCCGTTGCCGATGTAGCACTTGACCCCGTCGCGGACGATGCCCGAGGGCACCAGATTCAGCTTGTAGACCTGTTCACCGACGACCAGGGTGTGCCCCGCATTGTGCCCGCCCTGAAAACGCACGACCCCCTGCGCATGGTCAGTCAGCCAGTCGACGATCTTGCCCTTTCCTTCGTCACCCCACTGGGTGCCGACCACGATAACGTTCTTGGCCATGTCTAGTCCTCTTGTATTGCTTCGATGATCCAGCGGGCGCCGACCTGTGCGAGCTTTCTGTCGCAGACCGGCCCTTCGCAGGCGGTTTCCCCTGGCAGCAGCTCGACGACGATTTCTCCCTGCTCGCGCAGCGCGGCGATGTGTGCGGCAAGTTCTTGATCATGCGCGGCACGCGGCGCCAGGATGGCCCGCGACAGCTTCCCGGCCGGCGCCAGGCGCGCCACTTCGCGCAGATCCATCGAGAAGCCGGTCGCCGGACGCGCCCGTCCGAAGACCTTGCCGGCGCCATCGTAGCGGCCGCCCAGCGCGACGGCTGCCGGATAGTCGGGGCAGTAGGCGGCGAAGACCACACCATTGTGATAGTGATAACCGCGCAGATCGGAAAGATCGAGGGAAAACGGCAGGTCTGAAGCCTGTGCCACGAGATGGCTCAAATCCGCGAGCGCTGCGGCGATGGCCGGGAGTACCGGCAGTTCGGTGGCGGCGCGGTCAAGCAATTCGACGCCGCCGTAAAGTTGCGGCAGTCGCCGCAGGGCTTCCCGGATGGGTGAAGGCACTTCGGCGCAAGCTTCGACCAGCCCTGGAACATCTTTGGCCTGCAACAGGCCGCGAACCGTCTCTTCGGATTCCCGTGGCAGCCCGGCCGCTTCGGCCAGGGCCCGGAAAATGCCTACATGGCCAAGATCGATGCGATTGACCGGCACCTCAATCGTCGCCAGCGCGCCTGCCAACAGGCGAATCATCGCCAGGTCGGCGGCAATGCCGGCATGGCCGTAGAGTTCGGCGCCGATCTGCAACGGCTGGCGGCTGGCCGAAATACTCGCCGGCAGGGTATGCAGCACGCTGTCGCAGTAGCACAGACGGGTCACTCCACAATGGTTGAGCAGGTGCGCATCGATGCGGGCGGCCTGCGGCGTGATGTCAGCGCGAACGCCCATGGTGCGCCCGGAAAGCTGGTCGGCCAACTTGAAGGTGCGCAGGTTGAGATTCTGCCCAGCCCCGGTCAGCAGCGACTCCAGGTATTCGAGCATCGGCGGTATGACGAATTCGAAGCCGTGACCGCGAAAATGGTCGAGCAAGGTCCGGCGCAGGCACTCTATGCGTTCGGCCTCGGCGGGAAGCGCATCGGCCATGTATTCGGGCAACAGCCAGTTCATGAGAAAACCATGAGCAGAATCAGGCCGATGATCATCGAAGTGAGGCCGATGAAGCGTATCTGCCCGTCCGTAAGTTGGACGAGGCGGCGGAAGGTCTCACGCCAGGCAGCCGGCGCGACGAAGGGCATCAGGCCTTCGAGCACCAGCATCAGCGCGAAGGCCAGCAGCAGCGTCGAGGTCATTTGCCCTTGTCGTTGCCGCGCCCGGTACCCTTCATGTACTTGAAGAATTCGGAATTGGGCTCGACGACCAGCAGGTCGCTCTTGTTCTGGAAGCTACCGCGATAGGCTTCCAGGCTGCGGTAGAAGGCATAGAATTCGGGGTTCTGGTTGAACGCCTGAGCATAAATGGCTGTTGCCTGGGCATCGCCCTCCCCCTTGATCTTCTGCGCATCGCGATAGGCGTTGGCAACGATGACTTCGCGCTGGCGATCGGCATCGGCACGAATCTTCTCGGCTTCCGCTGCTCCTTCCGAACGTAGCTCGTTGGCGACGCGCTTGCGTTCAGCCTCCATGCGCCGATAGACCGCCTCACTCACTTCGTTCGGCAGTTCGACCCGCTTCAGGCGTACATCGACGATCTGTACGCCGATCTTGCGCGCATCGGCATCTGCCTTGACACGCATGTCTTCCATGATCTGATCGCGCTCGCCGGAAATCACGTCATGCACCGTGCGCTTGCCGAATTCTTCGCGCAAGCCGGCGTTCACCGTCTGGTTCAGGCGGGTCTTCGCGCGCGCTTCGTCGCCACCCACCGATACGTAGTAGAGCTTGGGATCGACGATACGCCACTTGACAAACGAATCGACCAGCACGTTCTTCTTCTCGGACGTGATGAAGCGTTCCGGATCGTTGTTGTCGAGGGTAAGGATGCGCCTGTCGAAATAGCGGACATTCTGAATCATCGGGATCTTGAAGTTCAGACCCGGCTCGGTGATGATCCGCTTGACTTCACCCAACTGGAAAACCAGCGCGTACTGACGTTGATCGACGGTAAACATCGACATGGCGACCACGGCCAGGACGGTGACGGCAACCACCGCCAGCAAGTTGAATCTCGAGTTCATCAACGGGCCTCCCGGTCACGAGAACGCAGGGCAGGCTCGCGCGCACGGCCTTGACTGTTCAGGGAATTGTCGAGCTGGGGTGGTGATTCATTGGAGGTCGCCGGCGCCGGCCTAGCCGGTGCCTGGGGCGCCGCGACCGGGTCGGAAGCGACTGGCGAGGCGGCAGCAGCGGCGGCGCCCTGCATCAACTTGTCGAGCGGCAGATAGAGCAGATTCCCCTGCCCCTTGGCATCGATCATGACCTTGCTCGTATTGGAATACACCTGTTGCAGGGTTTCGAGGTACATGCGCTGACGCGTCACCTCCGGCGCCTTGGCATACTCGACCTGTACCTGTTTGAAACGCGAGGCATCGCCCTCGGCGGTCGATATTACTCTCTGCTTGTGACCGCTGGCTTCTTCCATCAGACGCGCCGACGTTCCCTTGGCCCTGGGAATGACATCATTGGCATAGGCCTGGCCTTCGTTCTTCTGACGCTCGCGGTCCTGGCCGGCCTTGACCGCATCGTCGAAAGCGGCCTGCACCTGCTCTGGGGGCTGGGCATTCTGCATGGTAACCTTGGAAATCAGGATGCCGCTCTTGTAGCGGTCAAGAATCTCCTGCATCAGTTGGGCGGCCTGTGCAGCGATCTGTTCGCGACCCTCATAGAGAACGAAGTTCATTCGACTCTTGCCGACAATTTCACGGACAGCCGACTCGGCGGCACCCATGACCGCATCTTCTGGATGACGATTGTTGAACAGATACTCGCTCGGGTCCTTGAGGAAATACTGAACCGCAAATTGAATATTCACGATGTTCTCGTCATCGGTCAGCATCAGCGCCTCTTTCAGGACCTTGTTGCGCTCGCTGCCGCGGTAGCCGATTTCCACCGTTCGCACGCCGGTCAGATTGACCAGATCGACCGACTGGATGGGATAAGGAAAGCGCCAGCGCAGGCCTGGCTCGGTGGTTTCCTTGTAACTGCCGAACTGGAGCACGATGCCGCGTTGCGAGGCATCAACGATATAGAAGCCGGAAGCCAGCCAGATCACGACCGCCAGTGCGGCAAGCAGGCCGACGCCACCACCGAGGAATTTCGGATTGAAGTCGATCTGCGGCAGGCGCGGCCCGTTGCCGCCACCGCCGTTATTGCCGCCTCCGCCGCCCTTTTTGCCGAACATTCCGTTGAGCCTGCGGTTGAAGTCGCGCCACAATTCTTCGAGGTCGGGCGGCCCCTGATTGGGCCGGCGCGGTCCACCGCCGGGCTTGTCGCCGTCGTCACTGCCACGGTTGCCCCATTGCGGGTCGTTGAGAGACATGAAAATTCCTAGTGTCGGGATCATGTGATTTGGGGTCAGCTTATGTATTCGGGTTGGGCATCGCGAGCGGCGGCCGCCAGTTCGTTGTCGAGAGTTTCTGCCTTGGCCAGAGCATATTCGGCCAGGGAATCACGCAGCAGTTCCAGGCCCTCGCCTGACCGCGCACTGACTCGAACGCGCGAAATACTACCATATTCGTCACGCTCGACTCCAGGCGCGGCTTCGGTCAGGTCGATCTTGTTCCAGATTACCAGCTGCCGTACCTTGCTGGCGCCGATTTCCTCAAGAACCTTGTTCACCTCGAACATTTGCTCGTCGCGGGCATGGCTGGCGCTATCGACGACATGGAGAAGCAAGTCGGCAAAGGCAGCCGCTTCCAGCGTCGCATGGAAGGCGTCGATCAGCGAATGTGGCAGATCGCGGATGAAACCGACGGTATCGGAAATGACGACGTTGCCGGCACCCTCGATCCACAACCTGCGTGACGTGGTATCGAGCGTCGCGAAAAGTCGATCGGCGGCAAAGACTCCGGCATGGGTCAACGCGTTGAATAGTGTTGACTTGCCGGCATTGGTGTAGCCGACCAACGACACATTGAGCACGTCGCCGCGCTGCCGCGCCTTGCGTTGCACGCCGCGCTGCCGCGACAGCTTCTTCAGGCGCTCCCTGAGCAGCTTGATGCGGTTGCCGAGCAGACGACGGTCGGTCTCGAGCTGCTTTTCTCCCGGTCCGCGCAGGCCGATACCTCCGCGCTGGCGTTCGAGGTGAGTCCAGCCGCGCACCAGCCGGGTCGACAAGTACTCGAGCTGGGCCAGCTCGACCTGCAGCTTGCCCTCGGCGCTCGCGGCGCGCAGGGCGAAAATGTCGAGAATCAGGCTGGTCCGGTCGATCACGCGACAATTGAGTTCGCGCTCGAGATTGCGTTCCTGCGCCGGCGACAGCTGATGGTTGAAAATCACCAGATCCGCCTCGCCGGCCGCCAGCATGGCGGCGATCTCCTCGACTTTGCCCTTGCCGGCGAAAGTCTTCGCGTCGGGACTGTGGCGCCGACCGAATACTTCGGCAACGACCAAGCCACCCGCCGATTGGACCAGCAGCCGCACTTCATCAAGCTGATCCGCGAGATCACCCTGGCCGAAATCAAGCTGAACGACCACCGCCCGCTCACCGGCCGTGGGACGTTCATTCATGGGAATTTCCGGGAGAAGGAAGCACAGGCCCGCCGCACGGACGGGAAATTGAAGATGCGCTTATTATTCAGCCGCCTGTTCTTGCTGGAGGCTGACCGGACGGGAAGGCACCACAGTGGAAATCGCGTGCTTGTAGACCATCTGGGTAACCGTGTTCTTGAGCAGCACGACATACTGATCGAAAGATTCCACCTGACCCTGCAACTTGATGCCATTGACCAGATAGATGGAAACCGGGACGTGCTCGCGACGAAGCGCGTTGAGAAAGGGGTCTTGGAGCAATTGCCCTTTGTTACTCATGTTGGGGACTCCATGCGGTCATGTTGTTATGAGGTGCCTAATGTACCCAAATTTGCCTTGGGATGCCAAGTTATTTACTTCTTGTTATTGTCCGCAAAGGGATTCTTGCTGGTGACGAACTGGATGCGCAATGGTGTGCCCTGCAGTTTGAAAGCTTCGCGAAACGTGCTCTCCAGGTAGCGCCGGTAGCTGTCCCCGATCTGGTCGACGGCATTGCCATGGACTACAATGATCGGTGGATTGGATCCCCCCTGGTGGGCATAACGCGGCTTCGGCCGGAACATGCCGTGCCGCGGCGGTGGCTGCCGGGCCACCGCATCGGCCAGCACGCGCGCCAGGCGCGGCGTGGACATCTTGGCCATCGCTGCGGCATAGGCGGCATTGACCGAGCGGAACAGGGCCTCGAGTCCGACATTCTGTTTGGCCGAAATGAAATGGAATTTCGCGAAGTCGAGGAACTTCAGCTTGTGCTGGAGAATGGTGCGGGTCTGCTCGCGGGCATAGGAATCGAGCCCGTCCCACTTGTTGACGGCAACCACCAGTGCCCGCCCGGACTCCACAATGAAGTCGGCGATGCGGGCGTCCTGGTCGGAAACGTCAGCCTGCGCATCGACCATCAGGATCACGACATTGGCATCCTCGATGGCTTTCAGCGTCTTGACTACCGAAAATTTCTCGATCGACTCGAACACCTTGCCGCGCTTGCGCATGCCCGCGGTATCAACGAGCACGTACTGACGGCCGCCGCGTTCGAAATCGATCTCGATCGAATCGCGCGTCGTCCCCGGCGCATCGAAGGCGATGACGCGCTCCTCGCCGAGCAGGGCGTTGATCAGCGTCGACTTGCCGACGTTCGGGCGACCGACAATGGCGACTCGCACCGCTGCGGATTTCTCTTCGTCCTCTTCCGGCTCGGGAAAGGAGGCAAGGGCCAGGTCGACCAGATCGCGGACCCCCTCGCCGTGGGCGGCGGAAATGGCATTTGGCTCGCCGAGGCCGAGTTCGTGGAAATCCGCCTCGACCATCCCGGATTTCATGCCTTCCGCCTTGTTGACCGCAACCACCACCGGCCGCGCCGCGCGGCGCAGTTTGTCGGCGATTTCCTTGTCGAGCGGAGTCACGCCGGAGCGGCCATCGACGACGAAAATCACTGCATCGGCCTCGGCGATGGCCTGTTCAGCCTGGCGCGCCATCTGGCGAACGATACCGTCCTTGGCCAGCGGTTCGAAACCGCCGGTATCGACCACCAGGTAGGGCTTGCTTCCCAGTCTTCCGTGCCCGTAATGGCGGTCGCGCGTCAGCCCCGGCAAGTCGGCGACGAGGGCGTCCCGCGACCGTGTCAGGCGATTGAACAGCGTCGACTTGCCGACATTGGGCCGACCGACGAGAACGAGGGTTGGCTTCATCGCGCCTCGATCGCGCTGACATTGCCGCCGCCAGTCTGCACCAGGAAGCTCGTGCCCATCGTCTGGATCGGTGTCCGAATCGGGGCGCCATCGGTCTTCTGGCGCGCCACGAAGCTGCCGTCGTCACGCGCCAGAAAATGGACAACTCCCTCGGCATCGCCGACGGCGACCACGCGACCCTGGACAGCCGGACCGGAAACGCGGCGATTGAGCAACTTGTCCTGTTTCCACAAACTGGATCCGGAGGTGCGATCGAGCGCATGGACGGCACCGCGCTCGTCGGTGACGAAAAGATAGCGGTCGCTGAGCGCCAGTCCCGCAGCGGAGGAAATGTCGCGTGCCCAGAGCAACGCGCCGCCCTGCCCCATGTCGAAACAGGCGACGCGGCCCTGGAAGGCCACCGCGCAGATCTGCCGTCCGTCGATCGCCGGGACCGAGACGATATCGGCAACGCGATCGAGTTCAGTCGCCCCCTTGGGCGAAGCGACGGGCCCTTCCCAGACCGCCGCGCCGTTCTGGATCGCCAGGGCGACCAGCTTGCCGCCGGGAAACCCGACGAAGACGAAGCGGTCGGCAAATACCGGCGGCGCTGCGCTGCGCAGCGCAAGCGTCGGCGTCGACCGCTGATAGACCCATTTGCGGCTACCGTCACCGGCGTCGAGCAGAACCACGCGATTGTCGCCGCTCTTGACGACGACACCATCGGCCCCGACCGCTGGCGCCGCCAGAACCTCACTCGACACCTTGGCGGTCCACCGCGGCTGACCGTCGCTGGCGGCGAATGCCAGGACATCGCCCTTGCCAGTCGCCACCACCACGAGTCGGGAATCGGCTCCGACGCCTGCCGACAGTTGTTGGCCGGCGTTTATCGTCCACTCCTTGCGCCCATCAACCAGCTTGCTGATCTCGCCATTGCGGGCGGCAACGAAGACCGCGTTGTCGACCACCGCCGGCCTGAAGATGTAGTTGCCAGCCTTGCCGATGCTCGCCGACCATTGATCGCGAACGTTGATGGTCGGGCTGACCGGTTCCAGCTTCGCCATCTTCGGCCCCGATGAAGCGAAGGGGTTGATCGAATCGAAGGCGTCGGACATCGTCGAGCATCCGCCGACGAACAGGCTGGCGCAAGCCAGCAACGATAGGAGACGTGAAGTCATCATGCCGCCTCACCCAGGTTGTCGAGCTTCTGCTGCAACAGTTCCCGGCCGGCGCCGCCACCCCTGCCTTCGCGAACCTCACCCTTGTCGAGAGCCGCCTTGTAGGCGGTGCGCGCCTCGGCCTTTTTGCCCGAAACGGCCAGCACGTCGCCCTTGAGTTCGAGGAAGCGGGTGGCGAAGGCCGCGGCATGCGCCGCCTCGAGCTGCTTGAGAGCATCGTCGTAGGCCTTCTCGTCGAGAAGCACCGAGATCAGCCGCAGGCGGGCCAGATCCTTGATTTCGTCCCTGCCGTTTTCGGCCGCCCAGGTCAGCTGGGCCTTGGCCGTCTTCAGGTCGCCGGCCTCGAAGGACTGACGGGCGGCAACGAGCGCGCCCAGCGCCGCGTAGCTAGTGCCGCCGAATTTCTCGGCCAGCTCGCCGGCTGCCGCCTTAACTTTCTGCGCATCACGCGCCGCGACCGCCTGTTCCAGCACGCCGAAGATGGCCGAGGCCTGAGCCGACTGGCTGCGTTGATGCCAGTTCCAGCCCTGCCAGCCGATTACCGCCAGCGACGCGGC is a window encoding:
- a CDS encoding M23 family metallopeptidase encodes the protein MRCCRPDAALLPMRRLLIFWLFIACSLPEIAGAGQAYPFSISAERSGAGSDLIARNRGPAPVSVRLILSAMDNVSTTQPLPVHAVVRPYSEVLLLRIRPTYPGRGLRFSTQSTFSVGSFHAIPDPRATYRLPFANGRSFVISQASGGPLTTHTTDDSEHAVDFTMPENTPVVAARDGVVIETEAANRFGGNDKVLLARANYVRILHADETVATYAHLAPGGVRVRPGDKIRAGTVIGLSGATGYTSGPHLHFVVQKLVRRNEGFAMVSVPFRFFVGDPPYVFEPKFRQLATADYATPGKAPPLANAPQEVVLGDDGRVFQARSPRPGGQRARGSNPLVGQPPPGGTGQ
- a CDS encoding adenylosuccinate synthase, with the translated sequence MAKNVIVVGTQWGDEGKGKIVDWLTDHAQGVVRFQGGHNAGHTLVVGEQVYKLNLVPSGIVRDGVKCYIGNGVVLDIHHLLAEIAKLEEGGIEVRSRLKISPGCPIILPYHSAIDKAREDAKADDQKIGTTGKGIGPTYEDKVSRRGLRVYDLFNPERFAGKLQEVLAYHNFVLTEYFKAPAVDYQMVLDQAMADAEQIRPLVADVSAALYAANQAGQNLLFEGAQGALLDIDHGTYPFVTSSNCVAGQASAGAGIGPGMLHYVLGITKAYCTRVGGGPFPSELDIDTAGAPGYQMSQVGREFGTVTGRKRRCGWFDAAALRRSGRINGLTGLCITKLDVLDGLAELRICNGYRLDGKVLDLLPIGADEVARCEPIYETMPGWSETTFGAKRWQDLPANAQAYLNRLEELCQVPVAIISTGPERDETILRQHPFE
- a CDS encoding ATP phosphoribosyltransferase regulatory subunit, whose product is MNWLLPEYMADALPAEAERIECLRRTLLDHFRGHGFEFVIPPMLEYLESLLTGAGQNLNLRTFKLADQLSGRTMGVRADITPQAARIDAHLLNHCGVTRLCYCDSVLHTLPASISASRQPLQIGAELYGHAGIAADLAMIRLLAGALATIEVPVNRIDLGHVGIFRALAEAAGLPRESEETVRGLLQAKDVPGLVEACAEVPSPIREALRRLPQLYGGVELLDRAATELPVLPAIAAALADLSHLVAQASDLPFSLDLSDLRGYHYHNGVVFAAYCPDYPAAVALGGRYDGAGKVFGRARPATGFSMDLREVARLAPAGKLSRAILAPRAAHDQELAAHIAALREQGEIVVELLPGETACEGPVCDRKLAQVGARWIIEAIQED
- a CDS encoding DUF2065 domain-containing protein is translated as MTSTLLLAFALMLVLEGLMPFVAPAAWRETFRRLVQLTDGQIRFIGLTSMIIGLILLMVFS
- the hflC gene encoding protease modulator HflC, translated to MNSRFNLLAVVAVTVLAVVAMSMFTVDQRQYALVFQLGEVKRIITEPGLNFKIPMIQNVRYFDRRILTLDNNDPERFITSEKKNVLVDSFVKWRIVDPKLYYVSVGGDEARAKTRLNQTVNAGLREEFGKRTVHDVISGERDQIMEDMRVKADADARKIGVQIVDVRLKRVELPNEVSEAVYRRMEAERKRVANELRSEGAAEAEKIRADADRQREVIVANAYRDAQKIKGEGDAQATAIYAQAFNQNPEFYAFYRSLEAYRGSFQNKSDLLVVEPNSEFFKYMKGTGRGNDKGK
- the hflK gene encoding FtsH protease activity modulator HflK, whose translation is MSLNDPQWGNRGSDDGDKPGGGPRRPNQGPPDLEELWRDFNRRLNGMFGKKGGGGGNNGGGGNGPRLPQIDFNPKFLGGGVGLLAALAVVIWLASGFYIVDASQRGIVLQFGSYKETTEPGLRWRFPYPIQSVDLVNLTGVRTVEIGYRGSERNKVLKEALMLTDDENIVNIQFAVQYFLKDPSEYLFNNRHPEDAVMGAAESAVREIVGKSRMNFVLYEGREQIAAQAAQLMQEILDRYKSGILISKVTMQNAQPPEQVQAAFDDAVKAGQDRERQKNEGQAYANDVIPRAKGTSARLMEEASGHKQRVISTAEGDASRFKQVQVEYAKAPEVTRQRMYLETLQQVYSNTSKVMIDAKGQGNLLYLPLDKLMQGAAAAAASPVASDPVAAPQAPARPAPATSNESPPQLDNSLNSQGRAREPALRSRDREAR
- the hflX gene encoding GTPase HflX, giving the protein MNERPTAGERAVVVQLDFGQGDLADQLDEVRLLVQSAGGLVVAEVFGRRHSPDAKTFAGKGKVEEIAAMLAAGEADLVIFNHQLSPAQERNLERELNCRVIDRTSLILDIFALRAASAEGKLQVELAQLEYLSTRLVRGWTHLERQRGGIGLRGPGEKQLETDRRLLGNRIKLLRERLKKLSRQRGVQRKARQRGDVLNVSLVGYTNAGKSTLFNALTHAGVFAADRLFATLDTTSRRLWIEGAGNVVISDTVGFIRDLPHSLIDAFHATLEAAAFADLLLHVVDSASHARDEQMFEVNKVLEEIGASKVRQLVIWNKIDLTEAAPGVERDEYGSISRVRVSARSGEGLELLRDSLAEYALAKAETLDNELAAAARDAQPEYIS
- the hfq gene encoding RNA chaperone Hfq — its product is MSNKGQLLQDPFLNALRREHVPVSIYLVNGIKLQGQVESFDQYVVLLKNTVTQMVYKHAISTVVPSRPVSLQQEQAAE
- the der gene encoding ribosome biogenesis GTPase Der encodes the protein MKPTLVLVGRPNVGKSTLFNRLTRSRDALVADLPGLTRDRHYGHGRLGSKPYLVVDTGGFEPLAKDGIVRQMARQAEQAIAEADAVIFVVDGRSGVTPLDKEIADKLRRAARPVVVAVNKAEGMKSGMVEADFHELGLGEPNAISAAHGEGVRDLVDLALASFPEPEEDEEKSAAVRVAIVGRPNVGKSTLINALLGEERVIAFDAPGTTRDSIEIDFERGGRQYVLVDTAGMRKRGKVFESIEKFSVVKTLKAIEDANVVILMVDAQADVSDQDARIADFIVESGRALVVAVNKWDGLDSYAREQTRTILQHKLKFLDFAKFHFISAKQNVGLEALFRSVNAAYAAAMAKMSTPRLARVLADAVARQPPPRHGMFRPKPRYAHQGGSNPPIIVVHGNAVDQIGDSYRRYLESTFREAFKLQGTPLRIQFVTSKNPFADNNKK
- the bamB gene encoding outer membrane protein assembly factor BamB; amino-acid sequence: MTSRLLSLLACASLFVGGCSTMSDAFDSINPFASSGPKMAKLEPVSPTINVRDQWSASIGKAGNYIFRPAVVDNAVFVAARNGEISKLVDGRKEWTINAGQQLSAGVGADSRLVVVATGKGDVLAFAASDGQPRWTAKVSSEVLAAPAVGADGVVVKSGDNRVVLLDAGDGSRKWVYQRSTPTLALRSAAPPVFADRFVFVGFPGGKLVALAIQNGAAVWEGPVASPKGATELDRVADIVSVPAIDGRQICAVAFQGRVACFDMGQGGALLWARDISSAAGLALSDRYLFVTDERGAVHALDRTSGSSLWKQDKLLNRRVSGPAVQGRVVAVGDAEGVVHFLARDDGSFVARQKTDGAPIRTPIQTMGTSFLVQTGGGNVSAIEAR
- a CDS encoding tetratricopeptide repeat protein, whose amino-acid sequence is MAHYDLEEQEQIDSIKTWWKMYGNLVTGIVVAASLAVIGWQGWNWHQRSQSAQASAIFGVLEQAVAARDAQKVKAAAGELAEKFGGTSYAALGALVAARQSFEAGDLKTAKAQLTWAAENGRDEIKDLARLRLISVLLDEKAYDDALKQLEAAHAAAFATRFLELKGDVLAVSGKKAEARTAYKAALDKGEVREGRGGGAGRELLQQKLDNLGEAA